A single window of Culicoides brevitarsis isolate CSIRO-B50_1 chromosome 3, AGI_CSIRO_Cbre_v1, whole genome shotgun sequence DNA harbors:
- the LOC134834371 gene encoding zinc finger protein 800 produces the protein MKSSKTVSSSSMNHSSEAIDNYDEENTNTSSSTVDFSLLRKPIVTSVTGFSEAKKAYDSGTDEIRKLLSNECDLIYECKVCRNVFRSLVNFISHKRVYCQTTFKSNQHFHFSNNEYIDQDISTIIQAENDFISQRNGSKSREPENRDLSAIVERLIKKQKTKRETNLSDFYEQLGKKLVQESNGVAAKEVPAMMNGSAGKNIVLQLNSVPESSAAVYQTLKRHKEDNIRDEVNEVHELLGKNTVVLDPNGKAISVSPVDTAVAGSSKQQDFKCEMCDEGFSTEKTLNIHIEKNHIPSTVVYQCPSCPMTFLQPSGVLQHLSNDHKNSQQSLRQAREKCNRGRRSDKIPKTKEQPPPATPTASQPDQQDDLKTWLGEFSDAVPSCPYCNKKIERKAALIAHVQACANQKETKPRKRSVTPKTPIQPKTETETADEASSHSCDTNVSKVSSTVTKPVNKRKRKGPLVIRNELPEVKDEVEQLWSSTSNGMLDPSQIKKEIDEEIAPLAQSSLIETPPVKKRKLKKVKEEKKGQEEVVKDIECPLCPKKVSETANLRRHVSMFHFRQNRFACKKCDFRGYRRIDTTNHLSSAHNIQGEKEEVNPFIEISIKEEDLCGPINTNVKCDPTLTLDGVMAMVIDQSVPEKVLKSITATSQIDLMDVSPTKSGENSGMSSPNSDKITSDGEGRRPTRNRIKPVCKDFVYDLNKIIKQEAEQHREQQNQQLLYPSRTRGRKSLENTPAKEEISETDKENVLDDGKSIKISEISGAALKMAQIEVMNQRACFHKPPEIPAERPFIPAKVSTPRRSDEKVIKVVPALLKDPTIAGKRGRKRTTEIKRVPSFTDQFLSSTGSDKKFKQRQEETDSEALAIFPKATTAPPALRAIKATKKLDLSNNEKSQLEMLQRLRNENDLAENGTKRKSQKPNIED, from the exons ATGAAGAGCAGCAAAACTGTCAGTTCTTCGTCGATGAATCATTCCAGCGAGGCGATCGACAACTACGACGAGGAAAATACAAATACCTCGAGTTCGACTGTGGATTTTAGTTTGTTGCGCAAACCCATTGTGACGTCAGTGACGGGCTTTTCGGAAGCTAAGAAGGCCTATGACAGTGGCACGGATGAA attcgtAAGTTGCTGTCCAACGAATGTGATCTCATATATGAATGCAAGGTGTGTCGAAACGTCTTTCGGTCGCTCGTCAATTTCATATCACACAAACGTGTCTATTGCCAGACGACATTTAAATCGAATCAGCATTTTCATTTTAGTAATAATGAGTATATT GATCAAGACATATCGACGATCATTCAAGCGGAAAATGACTTTATCTCGCAGAGAAACGGCTCAAAATCACGCGAACCGGAAAATCGGGACCTCAGTGCGATCGTCGAGCGGTTGATAAAGAAGCAGAAAACGAAGCGCGAGACTAATTTGAGTGATTTTTACGAGCAGCTCGGGAAAAAGTTGGTGCAAGAGTCGAATGGCGTGGCGGCGAAGGAAGTTCCGGCGATGATGAATGGCTCAGCGGGCAAAAATATCGTGTTGCAGTTGAATTCGGTGCCGGAATCGTCAGCGGCGGTGTATCAAACGCTTAAAAGACACAAAGAAGACAACATTCGGGATGAAGTGAATGAGGTTCATGAGTTGCTGGGGAAGAATACAGTCGTTTTGGATCCGAATGGGAAAGCGATTTCAGTTTCGCCGGTAGATACAGCCGTCGCTGGGTCGTCAAAGCAGCAGGATTTCAAGTGTGAGATGT gCGATGAGGGATTCTCCACGGAAAAGACCTTAAACATCCACATCGAGAAGAACCACATTCCATCGACCGTCGTTTATCAATGCCCGTCATGCCCGATGACCTTCCTCCAACCATCTGGCGTGCTCCAGCACCTCTCCAACGACCACAAAAACTCCCAACAATCCTTGCGCCAAGCCCGCGAAAAATGCAATCGTGGTCGTCGCTCCGATAAAATCCCCAAAACCAAAGAACAACCTCCCCCAGCAACGCCCACTGCGTCGCAACCCGACCAACAAGACGATCTCAAAACGTGGCTCGGCGAATTTTCCGACGCCGTTCCCTCGTGCCCGTATTGCAACAAGAAAATTGAGCGAAAAGCCGCGTTAATTGCGCACGTTCAGGCCTGCGCGAACCAAAAAGAGACCAAACCCCGCAAACGAAGCGTCACCCCAAAGACCCCGATTCAACCAAAGACCGAAACCGAGACCGCTGACGAGGCTTCGAGTCATTCGTGCGACACAAACGTGTCAAAAGTGTCGTCGACGGTGACAAAACCGGTGAATAAAAGGAAGCGCAAAGGTCCGTTGGTGATTCGAAACGAATTGCCCGAAGTCAAGGACGAAGTTGAGCAACTTTGGAGTTCGACGAGTAACGGAATGCTCGATCCGAGTCAGATAAAGAAGGAAATCGACGAAGAAATTGCTCCGTTGGCCCAAAGTTCGTTAATTGAAACGCCGCCCGTGAAGAAACGCAAGCTGAAAAAGGTGAAGGAAGAGAAAAAAGGTCAAGAAGAGGTCGTAAAAGACATCGAATGTCCCCTGTGCCCGAAAAAAGTCTCGGAAACGGCGAATTTACGACGTCACGTGTCCATGTTTCACTTCCGCCAGAACCGATTCGCGTGCAAAAAGTGCGATTTTCGCGGATATCGTCGCATTGACACGACAAATCACCTCAGCAGTGCCCACAACATCCAAGGCGAGAAGGAAGAAGTGAATCCCTTCATCGAAATCAGTATTAAGGAGGAGGATTTGTGCGGTCCGATCAACACAAATGTCAAATGTGACCCCACGCTGACGCTAGATGGCGTCATGGCGATGGTCATTGACCAATCTGTACCTGAAAAAGTCCTCAAAAGCATCACCGCGACAAGTCAAATCGATTTAATGGACGTTTCCCCGACGAAATCGGGCGAAAATAGCGGCATGTCGTCCCCAAATTCGGATAAAATCACGAGCGACGGCGAAGGAAGGCGCCCCACACGGAATCGCATCAAGCCCGTATGCAAGGATTTCGTTTACGACCTCAATAAAATCATCAAGCAGGAAGCGGAGCAGCATCGGGAACAGCAAAACCAACAATTACTGTATCCAAGTCGCACGAGAGGGCGTAAAAGCCTCGAAAACACGCCAGCAAAGGAAGAAATTTCCGAAACGGACAAAGAAAATGTCCTCGACGAcggaaaatccatcaaaatcaGCGAAATTTCGGGAGCGGCACTCAAGATGGCGCAAATTGAGGTTATGAATCAACGCGCTTGTTTCCACAAACCGCCCGAAATTCCGGCAGAACGTCCCTTTATCCCGGCGAAAGTCAGTACGCCACGCAGATCCGACGAAAAAGTCATCAAAGTGGTGCCGGCCTTGCTCAAAGATCCGACAATTGCAGGGAAACGGGGCAGAAAACGCACAACGGAGATCAAGCGGGTCCCAAGTTTCACCGATCAATTTCTCAGTAGCACCGGAagcgataaaaaattcaagcaaagACAGGAGGAAACCGATTCAGAGGCGCTGGCGATCTTTCCGAAGGCAACAACAGCGCCCCCTGCCTTGAGAGCGATCAAAGCGACGAAAAAACTCGACTTGTCGAACAATGAAAAGTCGCAGCTCGAGATGCTGCAAAGGTTAAGAAACGAAAATGACCTTGCCGAGAACGGAACCAAGCGAAAAAGTCAGAAGCCAAATATTGAAGACTAa
- the LOC134834372 gene encoding uncharacterized protein LOC134834372, producing MNKAIHCNLCFEILDFKSGPELFLLSCQHVLCSNCSKPGICVICRVPAKSIPIDAQMPRNIRKFLMDTESKVTEAVDTESFQLEKSSDRFLKNSNSSLLEMSSGSSYSTVSTPSFLLEKSNNGSVEKGFANIISENSVKNSVFGSDFELQPKHHIANVFENSLVQNPSKSSKSPKDTSIVSTFDLTFKEKSKPISSKSSTLESPLFVPNFRASRSKHSIFDLGSNSKFNHLALISDDESYDKKRFDKSGYLKNHPKNKFSDPNFKLNSEAFVENYCTENRFGSLKTPAKSSEILISAIAGSQVETSHVSNRCVSSNNQAGPSKKPFSAPRVTKRKLNLETKIPHSNRSIFSENAKFAKRGRPSQEN from the exons atgaacaaagCAATCCATTGCAACTTGTGTTTCGAAATTTTAGACTTTAAAAGTGGTCCTGAACTTTTTCTACTCTCTTGTCAGCATGTTTTATGCTCAAATTGTTCAAAACCAGGTATTTGCGTCATTTGTCGAGTTCCCGCAAAATCCATACCAATCGATGCTCAAATGCCGAGAAACATTCGTAAGTTTTTAATGGATACTGAATCAAAGGTCACGGAAGCTGTTGATACTGAAAGTTTTCAACTGGAGAAATCTTCAGATcgatttctgaaaaattcgaATTCTTCGTTGTTGGAAATGTCATCGGGATCATCGTATTCGACTGTTAGTACGCCATCTTTCTTGTTGGAAAAGTCGAATAATGGTTCTGTAGAGAAAGGATTTGCAAATATAATATCggaaaattcagtaaaaaactcagtttttg gtTCAGATTTTGAATTGCAACCCAAACATCATATCGCAaacgtttttgaaaattccttagTGCAAAATCCATCGAAAAGCTCTAAAAGTCCAAAAGATACTTCAATAGTCTCAACTTTCG ATCTTACCTTCAAAGAGAAATCTAAACCGATCTCCAGTAAATCCTCTACTCTTGAAAGTCCTTTATTCGTACCAAACTTTAGAGCAAGTCGTTcaaaacattcaatttttg atCTGGGctctaattcaaaatttaatcatcttGCTCTCATCTCCGATGATGAATCTTATGATAAAAAGCGATTCGACAAATCTGGCTACTTAAAAAAccatccaaaaaataaattttccg atccaaACTTTAAACTGAATTCTGAagcttttgttgaaaattattgtaCCGAAAATCGCTTTGGCAGCTTAAAAACTCCTGCAAAATCTTCAGAAATCCTAATATCcg ctATTGCTGGATCTCAAGTTGAAACTTCTCATGTTTCAAATCGTTGTGTTAGCTCTAACAATCAAGCAGGTCCTTCAAAAAAGCCattttcag ctcCTAGAGTCACCAAACGAAAATTGAATCTGGAGACAAAAATTCCACATTCCAATCGAAGTATTTTCTCAGAAAATGCCAAATTTGCTAAACGAGGAAGACCTTCCCAAGAAaactaa
- the LOC134835090 gene encoding serine/threonine-protein phosphatase 4 regulatory subunit 3 isoform X2 yields the protein MTSTDSNTRRRVKLYALNADRQWDDRGTGHVTSNYVDRLKGMSLLVRAENDGSLLLESKIQPDTAYQKQQDTLIVWSEGDNFDLALSFQEKAGCDEIWEKICNVQGKDPSVEITQDIVEESEDERFEEMSDSAPPIELPPCEMNRLEEISEVIASGLTSPIRKEKLAMAIESDNYIRKLLNIFHMCEDLENLEGLHYLYEIFKNIFLLNKNALFEIMFSEDTIFDVVGCLEYDPSGNPPKRHRKYLQQLAKFREAIPIKNKDLLAKIHQTYRVQYIQDIVLPTPSVFEDNMLNTLSSFIFFNKVEIVTLIQEDEKFLDDLFTMLTEHNTSNAKRRDLVLFLKEFCNFAQFLQPHGKETFYKTLIRLGILPALEITLSMNDKKTKSASIDILTTIVEYSPSIVRDYTLQQYDNIDPNAEHTLINIAIEQMLSDSEPELGGAVQLMGVLRILLDPENMLSSINKSEKTDFLNSFYKHNIDTLIAPLLLNTMNDKPANEDYHTVQLLGLVLELLSFCVEHHTYHIKNCILNRDLLRRILVLMKSTHTFLVLGALRFLRKIIALKDEFYHRHIVKSNLFAPVVEAFIRNNGRYNLLESAILELFEFIKLEDIKTLCTYVVVTFGKTFDEIQYVQTFKSLRIKYDQHQDRLKEKEKGLDSVPSILRNSARFRRDPRQLEEEEEIWFNEEDDFGDVHSTSKTDIESIGVNKSDSKKSDVNGSTTSVLASTQQQSFQTSLGSATVVQSTDSANAGDDEKPATETESAPTMLGQMISEAKSPSNSITPLVTMCASSTETSSTITPAVDVPPTVAVVAAEVTESPLGDENVTDDEKSSSPKAETSSQCSDDAAATTTTTAAAATTVEPMKTDDENAAATSKSHENISSSDNSSESATSDDAPETTRDNTSNPITTPETDSAANNVIEEQRTDAVQPKKALVDYDGDSDEDDDSGDTSDENLPAQKKQRLA from the exons atgaCATCGACAGACTCAAATACGCGTCGTCGCGTCAAGCTCTATGCCCTCAATGCGGACCGGCAGTGGGATGACAGAGGCACGGGACATGTCACGTCAAATTATGTCGATCGACTgaaag GCATGTCACTATTGGTCCGTGCGGAAAATGATGGCTCGTTGTTGCTCGAGAGCAAAATTCAACCAGATACGGCATACCAGAAGCAACAAGACACACTCATTGTGTGGTCAGAAGGCGATAATTTCGATTTGGCACTCAGTTTTCAGGAGAAAGCAGGTTGTGATGAAATCTGGGAGAAGATTTGTAAT GTTCAAGGCAAAGATCCCTCCGTGGAGATCACCCAAGACATTGTCGAGGAGTCCGAAGATGAGCGTTTCGAGGAAATGTCAGACTCGGCACCGCCAATCGAGTTGCCGCCCTGCGAGATGAACCGTTTGGAGGAAATTTCCGAGGTAATTGCCAGCGGATTGACGTCGCCCATTCGCAAAGAGAAGCTCGCGATGGCCATCGAGTCCGATAACTACATCCGGAAGCTGCTAAACATCTTTCACATGTGCGAAGACCTGGAAAATCTCGAAGGTTTGCATTATTTGtacgaaattttcaagaatatcTTCCTGCTGAACAAGAACGCGCTCTTCGAGATCATGTTTTCGGAGGACACGATTTTCGATGTGGTCGGCTGCTTGGAGTACGACCCCTCGGGCAACCCACCGAAGCGACATCGCAAGTATTTGCAGCAACTGGCAAAGTTCCGCGAAGCAATCCCGATCAAAAATAAGGATTTGCTCGCGAAAATCCATCAAACGTATCGCGTGCAGTACATCCAGGACATCGTTTTGCCCACGCCGAGTGTCTTCGAGGACAATATGTTGAACACCCTATCGAGTTTCATCTTCTTCAACAAAGTCGAGATTGTCACCCTCATTCAGGAGGACGAAAAATTCCTCGATGACCTCTTCACGATGCTCACGGAACACAACACCAGCAATGCGAAAAGGCGCGATTTGGTGCTTTTCTTGAAggaattttgcaattttgcgCAATTTTTGCAGCCGCATGGCAAAGAAACGTTCTACAAAACGCTAATTCGCTTGGGAATTCTGCCCGCGCTCGAAATTACGCTCTCGATGAACGACAAAAAGACGAAATCGGCCTCCATTGATATTCTCACGACAATTGTCGAGTACTCGCCATCCATTGTGCGCGACTACACGTTGCAGCAGTACGACAACATCGATCCGAATGCCGAACACACGCTCATCAATATCGCCATCGAACAAATGTTGTCAGATTCGGAGCCAGAACTGGGTGGCGCCGTGCAACTTATGGGCGTTTTGCGGATTTTACTCGACCCGGAGAACATGCTGAGCTCCATCAATAAATCCGAGAAGACAGATTTCCTCAATTCGTTCTACAAACATAACATTGATACGTTAATTG ctcCACTTTTGTTGAATACGATGAACGATAAGCCGGCGAACGAAGATTATCACACGGTTCAGCTGCTGGGACTCGTGCTTGAGCTCCTTTCCTTTTGCGTGGAGCATCACACGTATCACATAAAGAACTGCATTCTTAATCGGGACTTGCTTCGTCGCATCTTGGTACTCATGAAAAGTACACACACATTTTTGGTTTTAGGGGCGTTGCGTTTCTTACGCAAAATTATCGCTCTCAAGGATGAATTTTATcacag aCACATCGTTAAAAGCAACTTATTTGCACCCGTCGTTGAGGCATTCATCCGAAATAACGGTCGTTACAATCTCCTCGAATCCGCGATCCTAGAACTCTTTGAATTCATTAAGCTAGAAGACATAAAAACTTTGTGTACGTACGTTGTGGTGACATTTGGCAAGACATTCGACGAGATCCAATATGTGCAGACGTTCAAAAGTCTGCGGATAAAGTACGATCAGCATCAGGATCGcttaaaagagaaagaaaagggACTAGATAG CGTTCCATCGATTCTGCGCAATTCCGCGAGATTCCGTCGAGATCCACGGCAGCTAGAAGAGGAAGAGGAGATTTGGTTCAACGAAGAAGACGATTTCGGTGATGTGCATTCGACATCCAAGACAGATATTGAAAGTATAG GCGTGAATAAATCAGACAGCAAAAAATCCGACGTGAATGGCAGCACAACGTCAGTTCTCGCATCGACGCAACAACAAAGCTTCCAAACAAGTCTAGGCAGTGCGACAGTTGTCCAGTCCACGGACAGTGCAAATGCCGGCGACGACGAAAAACCGGCAACCGAAACCGAATCAGCTCCCACAATGCTCGGCCAAATGATAAGCGAGGCCAAATCACCGTCCAATTCCATCACGCCACTCGTCACAATGTGCGCCAGCAGCACGGAAACCAGCTCCACAATCACGCCCGCGGTTGACGTTCCTCCAACTGTCGCCGTTGTCGCTGCCGAAGTCACGGAATCCCCGTTGGGCGACGAAAATGTCACcgatgatgaaaaatcgtCGTCTCCGAAAGCCGAAACCTCCTCCCAGTGCAGTGACgatgcagcagcaacaacaacaacaacggcaGCAGCAGCTACCACCGTCGAACCCATGAAAACGGACGACGAAAATGCCGCGGCGACGAGTAAATCGCACGAAAATATCTCGTCGTCGGACAATTCTTCCGAGTCGGCAACGAGTGACGATGCGCCGGAAACAACGCGCGACAACACCTCAAATCCAATTACCACCCCGGAGACAGATTCTGCTGCCAATAATGTGATAGAAGAACAACGTACGGATGCCGTGCAGCCCAAAAAG GCCCTTGTCGACTACGACGGCGACTCAGACGAGGATGACGACTCTGGTGACACATCAGACGAGAACTTACCAGCACAAAAGAAGCAAAGACTTGCGTAG
- the LOC134835090 gene encoding serine/threonine-protein phosphatase 4 regulatory subunit 3 isoform X1, whose protein sequence is MTSTDSNTRRRVKLYALNADRQWDDRGTGHVTSNYVDRLKGMSLLVRAENDGSLLLESKIQPDTAYQKQQDTLIVWSEGDNFDLALSFQEKAGCDEIWEKICNVQGKDPSVEITQDIVEESEDERFEEMSDSAPPIELPPCEMNRLEEISEVIASGLTSPIRKEKLAMAIESDNYIRKLLNIFHMCEDLENLEGLHYLYEIFKNIFLLNKNALFEIMFSEDTIFDVVGCLEYDPSGNPPKRHRKYLQQLAKFREAIPIKNKDLLAKIHQTYRVQYIQDIVLPTPSVFEDNMLNTLSSFIFFNKVEIVTLIQEDEKFLDDLFTMLTEHNTSNAKRRDLVLFLKEFCNFAQFLQPHGKETFYKTLIRLGILPALEITLSMNDKKTKSASIDILTTIVEYSPSIVRDYTLQQYDNIDPNAEHTLINIAIEQMLSDSEPELGGAVQLMGVLRILLDPENMLSSINKSEKTDFLNSFYKHNIDTLIAPLLLNTMNDKPANEDYHTVQLLGLVLELLSFCVEHHTYHIKNCILNRDLLRRILVLMKSTHTFLVLGALRFLRKIIALKDEFYHRHIVKSNLFAPVVEAFIRNNGRYNLLESAILELFEFIKLEDIKTLCTYVVVTFGKTFDEIQYVQTFKSLRIKYDQHQDRLKEKEKGLDSVPSILRNSARFRRDPRQLEEEEEIWFNEEDDFGDVHSTSKTDIESIGVNKSDSKKSDVNGSTTSVLASTQQQSFQTSLGSATVVQSTDSANAGDDEKPATETESAPTMLGQMISEAKSPSNSITPLVTMCASSTETSSTITPAVDVPPTVAVVAAEVTESPLGDENVTDDEKSSSPKAETSSQCSDDAAATTTTTAAAATTVEPMKTDDENAAATSKSHENISSSDNSSESATSDDAPETTRDNTSNPITTPETDSAANNVIEEQRTDAVQPKKQALVDYDGDSDEDDDSGDTSDENLPAQKKQRLA, encoded by the exons atgaCATCGACAGACTCAAATACGCGTCGTCGCGTCAAGCTCTATGCCCTCAATGCGGACCGGCAGTGGGATGACAGAGGCACGGGACATGTCACGTCAAATTATGTCGATCGACTgaaag GCATGTCACTATTGGTCCGTGCGGAAAATGATGGCTCGTTGTTGCTCGAGAGCAAAATTCAACCAGATACGGCATACCAGAAGCAACAAGACACACTCATTGTGTGGTCAGAAGGCGATAATTTCGATTTGGCACTCAGTTTTCAGGAGAAAGCAGGTTGTGATGAAATCTGGGAGAAGATTTGTAAT GTTCAAGGCAAAGATCCCTCCGTGGAGATCACCCAAGACATTGTCGAGGAGTCCGAAGATGAGCGTTTCGAGGAAATGTCAGACTCGGCACCGCCAATCGAGTTGCCGCCCTGCGAGATGAACCGTTTGGAGGAAATTTCCGAGGTAATTGCCAGCGGATTGACGTCGCCCATTCGCAAAGAGAAGCTCGCGATGGCCATCGAGTCCGATAACTACATCCGGAAGCTGCTAAACATCTTTCACATGTGCGAAGACCTGGAAAATCTCGAAGGTTTGCATTATTTGtacgaaattttcaagaatatcTTCCTGCTGAACAAGAACGCGCTCTTCGAGATCATGTTTTCGGAGGACACGATTTTCGATGTGGTCGGCTGCTTGGAGTACGACCCCTCGGGCAACCCACCGAAGCGACATCGCAAGTATTTGCAGCAACTGGCAAAGTTCCGCGAAGCAATCCCGATCAAAAATAAGGATTTGCTCGCGAAAATCCATCAAACGTATCGCGTGCAGTACATCCAGGACATCGTTTTGCCCACGCCGAGTGTCTTCGAGGACAATATGTTGAACACCCTATCGAGTTTCATCTTCTTCAACAAAGTCGAGATTGTCACCCTCATTCAGGAGGACGAAAAATTCCTCGATGACCTCTTCACGATGCTCACGGAACACAACACCAGCAATGCGAAAAGGCGCGATTTGGTGCTTTTCTTGAAggaattttgcaattttgcgCAATTTTTGCAGCCGCATGGCAAAGAAACGTTCTACAAAACGCTAATTCGCTTGGGAATTCTGCCCGCGCTCGAAATTACGCTCTCGATGAACGACAAAAAGACGAAATCGGCCTCCATTGATATTCTCACGACAATTGTCGAGTACTCGCCATCCATTGTGCGCGACTACACGTTGCAGCAGTACGACAACATCGATCCGAATGCCGAACACACGCTCATCAATATCGCCATCGAACAAATGTTGTCAGATTCGGAGCCAGAACTGGGTGGCGCCGTGCAACTTATGGGCGTTTTGCGGATTTTACTCGACCCGGAGAACATGCTGAGCTCCATCAATAAATCCGAGAAGACAGATTTCCTCAATTCGTTCTACAAACATAACATTGATACGTTAATTG ctcCACTTTTGTTGAATACGATGAACGATAAGCCGGCGAACGAAGATTATCACACGGTTCAGCTGCTGGGACTCGTGCTTGAGCTCCTTTCCTTTTGCGTGGAGCATCACACGTATCACATAAAGAACTGCATTCTTAATCGGGACTTGCTTCGTCGCATCTTGGTACTCATGAAAAGTACACACACATTTTTGGTTTTAGGGGCGTTGCGTTTCTTACGCAAAATTATCGCTCTCAAGGATGAATTTTATcacag aCACATCGTTAAAAGCAACTTATTTGCACCCGTCGTTGAGGCATTCATCCGAAATAACGGTCGTTACAATCTCCTCGAATCCGCGATCCTAGAACTCTTTGAATTCATTAAGCTAGAAGACATAAAAACTTTGTGTACGTACGTTGTGGTGACATTTGGCAAGACATTCGACGAGATCCAATATGTGCAGACGTTCAAAAGTCTGCGGATAAAGTACGATCAGCATCAGGATCGcttaaaagagaaagaaaagggACTAGATAG CGTTCCATCGATTCTGCGCAATTCCGCGAGATTCCGTCGAGATCCACGGCAGCTAGAAGAGGAAGAGGAGATTTGGTTCAACGAAGAAGACGATTTCGGTGATGTGCATTCGACATCCAAGACAGATATTGAAAGTATAG GCGTGAATAAATCAGACAGCAAAAAATCCGACGTGAATGGCAGCACAACGTCAGTTCTCGCATCGACGCAACAACAAAGCTTCCAAACAAGTCTAGGCAGTGCGACAGTTGTCCAGTCCACGGACAGTGCAAATGCCGGCGACGACGAAAAACCGGCAACCGAAACCGAATCAGCTCCCACAATGCTCGGCCAAATGATAAGCGAGGCCAAATCACCGTCCAATTCCATCACGCCACTCGTCACAATGTGCGCCAGCAGCACGGAAACCAGCTCCACAATCACGCCCGCGGTTGACGTTCCTCCAACTGTCGCCGTTGTCGCTGCCGAAGTCACGGAATCCCCGTTGGGCGACGAAAATGTCACcgatgatgaaaaatcgtCGTCTCCGAAAGCCGAAACCTCCTCCCAGTGCAGTGACgatgcagcagcaacaacaacaacaacggcaGCAGCAGCTACCACCGTCGAACCCATGAAAACGGACGACGAAAATGCCGCGGCGACGAGTAAATCGCACGAAAATATCTCGTCGTCGGACAATTCTTCCGAGTCGGCAACGAGTGACGATGCGCCGGAAACAACGCGCGACAACACCTCAAATCCAATTACCACCCCGGAGACAGATTCTGCTGCCAATAATGTGATAGAAGAACAACGTACGGATGCCGTGCAGCCCAAAAAG CAGGCCCTTGTCGACTACGACGGCGACTCAGACGAGGATGACGACTCTGGTGACACATCAGACGAGAACTTACCAGCACAAAAGAAGCAAAGACTTGCGTAG